In Mastacembelus armatus chromosome 22, fMasArm1.2, whole genome shotgun sequence, a genomic segment contains:
- the tp53i3 gene encoding quinone oxidoreductase PIG3, with translation MMQAVCVDIPGGPENLLLRNIPRPQLKDGEVLIKVHATALNRADILQRQGLYPPLPGQSDIIGLEVAGTVDTLGPGVKGGWKPEDRVMALLWGGGYAEYVAVPEELLMPVPPNLTLWQAAAIPEVWLTAFQLLVFIAQVKEAEVVLVHAGASGVGTAAVQLVRLFGAVPIVTAGSPEKLKRAEELGAAAGFNYREENFAQAVHDFTGGKGANIILDCIGGCNWEQNMSCLATDGRWVLYGTMGGGAVEGELFGKLLSKRGHLLSSTLRCRSLQYKVNLIQAFTQRVLPHFSGQAASLTPVIDSTFSLEDIAEAHQHMEANKNMGKIIINVIPQNQETQG, from the exons ATGATGCAGGCAGTATGTGTCGACATACCAGGAGGACCAGAGAATTTGCTGCTGCGAAATATCCCCAGACCTCAACTTAAAGATGGAGAGGTCCTGATTAAAGTTCATGCAACTGCCCTCAACAGGGCAGACATATTGCAG AGACAAGGACTGTACCCACCTCTTCCAGGTCAGAGTGACATCATAGGCCTGGAGGTGGCCGGTACTGTGGATACTCTGGGCCCAGGGGTTAAAGGAGGCTGGAAGCCAGAGGACAGGGTCATGGCCTTGCTCTGGGGAGGAGGATATGCAGAATATGTTGCTGTGCCTGAGGAGCTTCTCATGCCTGTCCCACCTAATCTCACACTCTGGCAGGCTGCTGCAATCCCAGAGGTCTGGCTCACTGCCTTTCAACTGCTGGTCTTCATAG CTCAGGTGAAGGAGGCTGAGGTGGTGCTGGTTCATGCTGGAGCCAGTGGAGTAGGAACAGCTGCTGTTCAGCTGGTTCGTCTGTTTGGAGCCGTGCCCATCGTTACTGCAGGGAGCCCAGAAAAACTGAAGAGGGCTGAGGAACTGGGAGCAGCAGCTGGGTTTAACTACAGGGAGGAAAACTTCGCACAGGCAGTTCATGACTTTACTGGAG GCAAGGGAGCAAACATCATCCTTGACTGCATTGGTGGATGTAACTGGGAGCAAAATATGAGCTGCTTGGCCACGGATGGCAGGTGGGTGCTGTATGGCACCATGGGTGGCGGGGCTGTAGAAGGAGAGCTGTTTGGCAAACTTCTGTCCAAGCGAGGACACTTGCTCAGCAGCACACTCCGCTGTCGCAGTCTGCAG TACAAAGTGAACCTGATACAGGCTTTTACACAAAGAGTGTTGCCGCATTTCTCAGGCCAGGCTGCCTCCCTGACGCCAGTGATTGACAGCACATTCAGCCTGGAGGACATTGCAGAGGCTCATCAGCACATGGAAGCCAACAAGAACATGGGGAAGATTATTATTAATGTGATTCCTCAGAATCAGGAGACTCAGGGGTGA
- the cenpo gene encoding centromere protein O gives MEAASSRGVLSHLSALEAKARSRKDESQQQSRLKELRAKAEALKVQRDQLRAQVDTHKHLTRLRMAMEKHTREEEEDMDEDSENSQLLHLMARHTQLNDLLYAHHIIGGYDIIKSPQGKSVCVSLATAYEGTYLDTYNLELNVKQTLTIVRHNIPPFIPLKCLAKESNMQTNIRAFLDTLSQNLNAFAGRKQQLKLIKEEHKSVEVMESNLLCSILVLMFTVPRTKAAVLCTLDYTDHNRCLPTQVRFECEDKELPDSSEWKKNCSLLKETPVHKALLIMKKMGSIV, from the exons atggaggcagCGTCTTCCAGAG GGGTTTTGAGTCACCTGAGTGCGCTGGAAGCGAAGGCAAGGAGCCGTAAAGATGAATCCCAGCAGCAGAGTCGTCTGAAGGAGCTGAGGGCTAAAGCTGAAGCGCTGAAGGTCCAGAGAGACCAGCTGAGGGCACAGGTGGACACACACAAG CATCTTACGAGACTGAGGATGGCTATGGAAAAACATACccgtgaggaagaggaggacatgGATGAAGACTCTGAGAACTCACAGCTTTTGCATTTGATGGCCAGACATACACAACTGAATGACCTCCTATATGCTCATCACATTATTG GTGGGTACGACATCATAAAGTCTCCTCAAGGTAAAAGCGTGTGCGTATCTCTGGCGACTGCCTACGAGGGAACCTACTTAGACACCTACAACCTGGAGTTAAACGTGAAACAAACGCTGACAATCGTCCGTCATAACATTCCCCCCTTCATTCCTCTGAAGTGCCTGGCTAAAGAGAGcaacatgcagacaaacataAGGGCTTTTCTGGACACCCTCAGCCAGAATCTCAATGCCTTCGCTGGTCGCAAACAGCAGTTGAAGCTTATTAAG GAGGAACATAAATCCGTGGAAGTGATGGAGAGTAATCTTCTGTGTTCGATACTGGTGCTCATGTTCACTGTGCCGAGAACAAAGGCTGCTGTCCTCTGCACGTTGGACTACACAGACCACAACAGATGCCTTCCCACACAGGTCCGCTTTGAATGTGAAG ACAAGGAGCTGCCTGATTCTTCAGAGTGGAAGAAAAACTGCAGCCTACTGAAGGAGACTCCTGTGCACAAAGCTTTGCTAATCATGAAAAAGATGGGGAGTATTGTGTAA